In Montipora foliosa isolate CH-2021 chromosome 13, ASM3666993v2, whole genome shotgun sequence, one DNA window encodes the following:
- the LOC137983617 gene encoding trace amine-associated receptor 9-like, whose translation MNITQPTHWNNTTTLQNFVISRSNLEIYTQVTVLVIISISSVFGNAFVVGIVICNYKLHKPTYYFICSLATADFLVGTIYIPFYIASTLAQEWQLSFTWCKWHAALISLSFNASLMTLCLVSVDRFLAITDPLRYQTTSTTGRSALLLLGGWAHSIFWAVAPQIGWGEVVYYSKTSTCRPNWGAKGLSSRIYALGMALFAFTIPVILMVFCYCRIFFVARYHVKCIKENSVQNRSSSDASNQRAFETKALKTLLLVLGAFVVSWIPYTMITLAALVTKGSWDVPSNVLNAVLTITTLNGCLNPLIYAIRDQRFRSGIKVVLCPLASRGTGKFNSYISSSGSSAKRNASTSQNFELGNINFAQET comes from the exons ATGAACATAACCCAACCAACCCATTGGAACAACACCACAACATTACAAAATTTCGTTATATCAAGGAGCAATCTGGAAATCTACACTCAAGTAACCGTTTTGGTTATAATCTCCATCAGCAGTGTTTTTGGCAACGCTTTTGTCGTGGGGATTGTAATTTGCAACTACAAATTACATAAACCGACTTATTACTTCATCTGCAGCCTTGCAACTGCGGATTTTCTGGTCGGTACGATCTACATACCGTTTTACATCGCCTCAACACTAGCGCAAGAGTGGCAGCTGTCATTTACGTGGTGCAAATGGCACGCAGCATTAATTTCACTGAGTTTTAATGCCTCGCTTATGACATTGTGCTTGGTAAGCGTTGATCGCTTTCTGGCCATAACGGATCCCTTACG GTATCAGACTACGTCGACAACTGGTCGTTCAGCCTTGCTTCTCCTAGGCGGCTGGGCTCACTCCATCTTCTGGGCCGTTGCACCACAAATAGGCTGGGGCGAGGTGGTCTACTATTCCAAGACTTCCACCTGCCGTCCAAACTGGGGCGCGAAGGGGCTGAGTAGCAGAATATATGCACTCGGTATGGCTTTGTTTGCCTTCACCATCCCTGTGATTTTAATGGTTTTCTGCTACTGTCGAATATTCTTTGTGGCCAGATATCACGTCAAATGCATAAAAGAGAACTCCGTTCAAAACAGATCCTCTTCTGATGCGTCGAATCAACGGGCCTTCGAAACAAAAGCCTTGAAAACTCTTCTGCTTGTTCTGGGAGCGTTTGTGGTGTCTTGGATTCCTTACACAATGATTACTCTGGCTGCCTTAGTGACCAAGGGATCATGGGATGTACCTAGCAACGTTTTGAACGCAGTGTTAACAATTACCACTTTGAATGGCTGCTTGAACCCACTGATCTACGCTATAAGAGATCAGCGGTTTCGTTCAGGAATAAAAGTTGTGTTATGTCCGCTTGCGTCAAGAGGCACTGGAAAGTTCAATAGCTATATATCTTCAAGTGGATCTTCGGCCAAGCGAAACGCATCTACGAGCCAAAACTTTGAGTTAGGGAATATAAACTTTGCTCAAGAAACATAA